Below is a window of Synechococcus sp. PCC 7335 DNA.
CCATGTACTAGGTGCGAAGTGGGGTAGTGACGGCAAGGTGCCTCTGAAGCCGGAGGCGATCATGGCTTTAGATAGCTACTTAGGCTGGCTGGTAAGACAGGGCATGGCCACGACGCCTGAGTCTCCTTTATTGGTTAGCTTGTCTAGGAACAGCAGAGGCAAGCGACTGGGTTACCGTGGCATCTATGACTTGGTTAAGGAGTTGGCTGCGGCCAGTGAGCTAGAAGATGTTCATCCCCATCGTCTCAGACATACCTGTGCAACGTCTTTGGTGGCGCAGGGGATGGATAGCATTTTGGCGAAGCGATTGGTCAGGATTAAGTCGGATCGCGTCTTTGCTCGGTATAGCGATCGCGCTCTCGATATCAAGATGGAGGAAGCGTTTGATGAGCTGTATGGGCTATCGAGCAGGGATAGTGATGGGGAGCAGGTTGCTGATCTCAGCGTTGCATCTGATTTAGCGCTCAGCCAAACGACGGTAACTGAGGAAGTTAAATAGGAACTGCTAACTCGCCCTAGATTGCATCTCTCAGACGTGTGTAAAGGCAAATTCTCAACCAGAAGCCCAGACTGTTTACCAGCTCAAGATCACACTCAAAGGCATTCGTCCCGTAATTTGGCGACGAGTGCAGGTGCGAGGTGACAGTACGTTAGGAGATCTGCACTGGGCGATTCAATTTGCCATGGGCTGGACGGGGGCTCATCTACACTCGTTTTCAATTCAGGGGACGGCGCATTCTATGCGCAGGCCTGGTCTGGGCCTCGATGAGTTGGATAGGCGTGACGAATCGTCGCTCATGTTGAGCGAGGTCGTGACAGGAGAGAAGGTTACGTTTTTCTACCTCTATGACTTCGGCGATGCTTGGGCGCATGAAGTCTTGGTCGAGAAGGCGCTTACGGCCAAGCGTGATACTCACTATCCTGTCTGCATTAAGGCTAAGAGGGCTTGCCCACCTGAGGATTGTGGGGGGACGTGGGGGTATCAGGCGTTGCTAAAAGCCATCAAAGACCCCAAGCATCCTGAACATGCATTGAGGCTCGAATGGTTAGGCACTCCCTTTGACCCAGAGGACGCTGACCTCGACGAGATCAATGATCGGCTCAAGACAATTCCTCGTGATACGGCTGAGTTTAATGGCTATATCTTTTGATAGGAAAGGAATGCAGCCTTCACGTAGGTTTCTCTTCCATCCCTTCTTTGAACTGCTTAAGTGTAGACTGAGCGCCACGGAAGTTAGCAAAACTGAATATAGGAGAATACAACGGTTAGACAGTACAAATAAGTGAAGCGAAGTAGCGTAGCAATGGGACAGTACCGTTAGCGCCGAACGCTCGTCAGGCGCTAGGCAGCTATCTGGGTTGGTGCGTACGCAAAGGGTTTGATACTGGCTCAGGTGAGCCACTCTTTAGAAGCCTATCGAGGAACGGCTATGGGAAGTGGCTGGGCTACTGGGGCATCTACGAGATGGTGAAGGATTTGGGAGCGATTGCTGAGTCAACTGAGAACGTACATCCGCATCGATTGCGTCATACGTTTGGTACGCAGCTCGTGATGAATGACATGTCGCCGGATTATGTGCGGAAGTTGATGCGGATCAAGTCGCCAGTGACTTCTGAACGGTACACAAAAAGAGCGCTGGAGAAGAAGGCTAAAGATACGTTCAACGACTTGATTGAGCCCTCTGAATCAGGTAGTGGTTTGTTTTAGGAGAACATGGGATTTACAACATATGATTGCTCATAGTGTTTCGACCTCTGGCTTCACCACTGCTCATAAGTGGGGTACTGCAAGCGTTACAGTCGAAAAATTACTATGGCGCTTAGGCTATAATCCTCTGGCTGTATCTAATTTGTGCTTTTTATGGCTGTTCTAATCGATCAGGCGCTTCCTAGCGCAGTTTCTAGACTAGCAGCCAAAGAAGCGAAGCGTGTCTGGACGTTTTTGACTAAGTTTCTAGAAAATCCGGCTCACCCGAGCTTGAGCCTTGAACGTATTACGAAGACGAACAACAAAAACCTTTGGTCAGCAAGAATTTCACAGGAGCTAAGGGCCGTCATTTACAAAGATGGTGAAACTTGGACGGTTCTACATGCTGACCATCACGATGCGGCCTATCACTGGGCTGAAACGAAGCAGATAGCGCGGCATTCTAAGACAGGAGCGTTGCAAATTATTGCATCCCCTGAGGTTGTGGAGCAGCAAATTCAGAGCTACGACCAGAGATATGACTGGAGCAAGACTGATAATGCTTCCTCAGGTATCTTTGACGAGCATAAGGATGATTATCTACTGAGCTTGGGCGTACCCGCAAAGTGGGTACCCACTTTGCGCAAGATAAAACTGGAAGAGGTGCTGATAGATGCCGTTTTAGATTTACCAAATGATGTGGGAGAGCGCCTTCTCTGTTTAGCGGCAGGTGAGTTTGTGACACCACCTACCGCTATTCCAGCTGAGCAGCCGCTAATAGAGCAACAGGATGTGAAACGTCGTTTCTTTGTCTTGAAGGACAGTGACGATTTGCTGAGAATGCTAGAGGCTCCCTTAGAGACTTGGATTGCTTTTTTGCATCCCTCTCAAGAGCAGCTAGCGACTGGGGATTTTTCTGGCCCAGTAAAAGTAACTGGAAGCGCTGGTACAGGTAAGACTGTAGTGGCAATGCATCGAGCAAGGCATTTAGCTAGACAAGGCAAGAAGGTGCTGCTGACAAGCTATGTGAAGACGCTCTGCGAGAATATTGAGCGCAATCTGGACTTGCTTTGTACGTCTGAGGAAAAAGCGTTAATTACGGTCAGTACTGTCCATAAGCAAGCGCTTAGGTTGGCGACGAGCAAGGGACAGAAGCTACAACCCGTAGAGAAGTCATATATCAAGTCTCTGATTGAAACAGCTCATTTTCCTAGCTGTCCGCTAGATCCGGTGATGCTGCTAACAGAGTGGGAAACGGTTATTCAAGACCAGGGAATCACTCGCTGGGAGCAGTACAAGAGCGCTAACCGAGCAGGGAGAGGGTTTCCTTTGTCGGCTAAGGGTAGAGAGCAGATTTGGCCAATCTTTGAGCGGATGATTAAGACGCTAGAAGCCGAAGGGAAGGCGGAATGGTCAAGTATTTGTCGGCAGGCTAGGGAATTTGTTGTTTCAGGTGTCGTCGAAAGTCCCTTTGACGCAGTGGTTGTCGATGAACTGCAAGATTTACAGCCTCAGGAGATTCAGCTGCTGGGAGCGTTAGCTGGAAAGGGAAGAAATACGCTGATGCTGGTAGGCGACGGGGGGCAGCGAATCTATGGCGGCAGGTTTAGTCTTAAGGGATTAGGCGTGAATGTGCAGGGGCGATCGCACATCCTGCGAATCAATTACCGCACCACCGAGCAAATCAGACGCTTTGCAGACAAGCTGGTTGGGGAGAGCGGCGATGATTTAGATGGTGGGTTAGAGAAGCGAAAAGGAACGGTGAGCTTGCTTAAAGGGCCGCAGCCAGTACTACATCCGGCCAAAACGCAGGCTCAGCAGTGGAAGTATGTCGCTGGCGAGATTAAGCGAATGAAGAAAGAAGGGCTGGATTTGGCTGAAATGGCTATTTTCAGCCGAACCAATGCCGACTTACAGACGATTCAGGCAGCGCTGACACGCAATAAAGTAAAAAGCCAAATCATTGCGCGCGAAGGGGCTAATGGCGACGGTGTGCGGTTGGGAACACTGCATAGAGCGAAGGGGCTTGAGTTTAAGTCTGTGTTTGTGGTGAATGTATCAGACGAGCAGGTGCCGCAGCGATCGCTACTACAAGATGTGCAAGACCAGCAGCTACGGTCGGACTTGCTAGAGCGGGAGCGGCAGCTGTTGTATGTCGGGTTAACGCGAGCAAGAGACGAGGCTATTTTGACCTGGGTAGGCTATCCAAGCCGGTTTTTAGAAGATATCTTGACTGATCCTGAATTAGAAGCGCTAGAAGAGTCGGCGGAGAAGTAGAAGCACTATGGCAAATGCAGCTAGCGAAAGATTGAAAGATACATTAACGACCGGGCTCACAAAGGCCAACTCTTCAGTGCCTGGACAGTTAGCACCTGGGCAACTAGCCAGAGTGCGATCGCGTCAATACCTGATTGAAGAAGTCATTGTGCCGACAGATGAGAAGGGAGATACGCTGGTACGTCTTTCTTGTGTTGAAGATGACGCGCAAGGCGAGCCGCTAGAGGTATTTTGGGAACGAGAGATTGATGCCAAGCTGATTGGAGCCGCGACTTGGGATGCGGTCGTGAGCCAAGGCTTTGACAATCCGCGCTATTTTTCAGCTTACTTTCACACGCTACGCTGGAACTGCGTGACTTCGACTGATCCTAGATTATTCCAAGCGCCGTACCGAGCTGGCATTGAGGTAAATGCCTATCAGCTAGAGCCGCTGCGCAAGGCGCTGCGGATGCCAAGAGTCAATCTGTTTATTGCCGATGATGTGGGTTTGGGCAAGACCATTGAAGCAGGTTTAATCCTGCGAGAGATGCTGCTGCGTCAAAAGATTAAGCGAGTGGTTATTTCCGCACCGCCTTCGGTTGTACAGCAGTGGAAGGAGGAAATGGAGAGCCGCTTTGGTCTGACGTTTACGATTTACGATCGGGCGTATGTTGCGAGAATGCGGCGATCGCGTGGCTACGCCATTAACCCTTGGACAACGCACAACCGATTCATCATTTCTCATGCACTATTGCGGAATGAGACTTATGCAGCACCTTTGAGAGATTGGTTAGGGGAGTTTTCGGCTGGCTCGATGTTTATCCTAGATGAGGCCCACAACGCAGCGCCAGCGAGCAGCTCTAAGTATGCAGTAGACTCACAGCTCACTAAAACGGTGCGAAATCTAGCGCCTCGGTTTGAGCATCGATTATTTTTATCAGCCACGCCGCATAACGGACACTCAAACAGCTTTGCGGCCCTGCTAGAGATTTTAGATCCACAGCGATTTTGTCGGGGAGTGCCCGTGCGCAGCAAAGCGCTGCTAGATGCAGTCATGGTGCGGCGGCTAAAGCAAGATTTAAGAGAGATTAAAAATGGAGACTTTCCAGAACGTCAGGTGATTGCACTGCGAGTAGACGGGTTGCCAGAAGAGGCACCGGAGCTAGTGCTATCGCAGCTGTTGCAGCAGTACAGAGACTGCCGAGAAGAGCGGCTAAGAGAAGCAACAAAATCTTCACGAGCAGCGGCAATGCTGGTAATTACTTCTTTGCAGAAACGGCTGCTATCTTCGATTGAAGCATTTTCTCGAACTTTAAGCGTGCATTGCAAGTCCGTGGAAAAGCTAGCAAAAGAGACCGCTGGTGTGTCTGATCGGCTTTTGAATGGCATGAGCTTATCTCTGCTGGAAGAAGCGCCCGGCAATGACGATGAACGAGCGGATTTGGATGAAGCGGAGGTGGCACTAGAAGAAGACAATCAGATGGTGATCGCAACTCAAGCGTCTATGGCAACTTCTGGGCCAAATTCTGGACAAACCTCTGGCGGCGGGGTAACTGCTAGAGAACTAGAGCTGTTGGAGCAGATGAGCGATATTGCTGCAAAGGCTCGCTATCTGCCCGACGGACGCATTGAGCAGCTAGCGGTATGGCTAAACGAGAATCTGTGCCCGCAGCTGGGTGAAAAAGGAGCGCAGTGGAATAACCACCGAGTTCTTATTTTTACGGAGTATACAGATACTAAGCGGTATCTAGAGCAGCAGCTAGGGGCAATTATTGCTGAGTCCGACCGGGCGCAGAAGCGGATTGAGACATTTCATGGGGGCATCGGTGATGAAAGGCGCGAGCAAGTGAAGGCGGCGTTTAATGCTGACCCGGCGGCGCATCCGCTGCGAATTTTGATTGCGACGGATGCGGCGAGAGAAGGGGTGAATTTACAGAATTACTGCGCGAATTTGTTCCACTTTGATGTGCCTTGGAACCCGAGCCGGATGGAGCAACGGAACGGGCGGATTGACCGGAAGTTGCAGAAGGCTGATTTAGTGCGCTGCTATTACTTCGTGTATTCGCAGCGAGCAGAGGATCGGGTGCTAGACGTGCTGGTGCAAAAGACGAAGCGGATTCAAGAAGAGCTAGGTAGTCTATCACCTGTGGTTGAGAAGAACGTTTCTAAACTGCTAAAGCAAGGCATTCGCACAAGTGAGGAAGCTGCACTAACTAAAGCAATTGACGAGTCTGATACAGCAGATTCTGAATCGGTAGAAAAGGGCAAAGTCATCAGTGAGGAGCTAGAAGCCATCAGAGACAAGCGACAGGCGCTATTAGATCAAGAAAAGCAGCTTCAGAATATTTTGGATGCATCCTATAAGTGGCTAGGCTTTGAGGACAGACATTTCCGCGATGCGATTTCGGCGTCGTTGGAGCTGCTAGGGGCGAGGTCTTTGACGCCGCTGTCTGAAAAGGAGGCGAGAGAAAATCCTGATCAGGCGCAGTGGGAGATTCTGGCTTTGGACGAAAAGCTAGGGACAGATCCGACTTGGGCAGCGACCTTGGATACGTTGCGATCGCCTAGAAAGCGCGGTCAAAAACTATGGGAATGGCGCAACGAGTCACCGATTTTGCCAGTCATTTTTCGCGACTCGGGCTCTTTAGATTCACAGTCGGTGCATCTGCATTTAGAGCAGCGACTGGTACAGCGGCTGCTGGGTCGGTTTTTATCTCAAGGGTTCGTTCATGATGACCTGACGCGGGCCTGCGTGTGCCTAACGGATACGGCGATTCCGAGGGTGATTATGCTAGGGCGGCTGTCGCTGTATGGGCAGGGGGCGGCGCGGCTGCATGATGAGATTGTGCCGGTGGTGGCCAGGTGGAAAGATCCTGACGACAGAGAGGGATTACAGGTACTGGGCGATCGCACCACCAGAGAAGTCCTGCAAACCTTAGAAGATTCTTTGGCTAATCCGCGTCTGAGAGAGGTAC
It encodes the following:
- a CDS encoding tyrosine-type recombinase/integrase, producing the protein MGWCVRKGFDTGSGEPLFRSLSRNGYGKWLGYWGIYEMVKDLGAIAESTENVHPHRLRHTFGTQLVMNDMSPDYVRKLMRIKSPVTSERYTKRALEKKAKDTFNDLIEPSESGSGLF
- the drmD gene encoding DISARM system SNF2-like helicase DrmD, translated to MANAASERLKDTLTTGLTKANSSVPGQLAPGQLARVRSRQYLIEEVIVPTDEKGDTLVRLSCVEDDAQGEPLEVFWEREIDAKLIGAATWDAVVSQGFDNPRYFSAYFHTLRWNCVTSTDPRLFQAPYRAGIEVNAYQLEPLRKALRMPRVNLFIADDVGLGKTIEAGLILREMLLRQKIKRVVISAPPSVVQQWKEEMESRFGLTFTIYDRAYVARMRRSRGYAINPWTTHNRFIISHALLRNETYAAPLRDWLGEFSAGSMFILDEAHNAAPASSSKYAVDSQLTKTVRNLAPRFEHRLFLSATPHNGHSNSFAALLEILDPQRFCRGVPVRSKALLDAVMVRRLKQDLREIKNGDFPERQVIALRVDGLPEEAPELVLSQLLQQYRDCREERLREATKSSRAAAMLVITSLQKRLLSSIEAFSRTLSVHCKSVEKLAKETAGVSDRLLNGMSLSLLEEAPGNDDERADLDEAEVALEEDNQMVIATQASMATSGPNSGQTSGGGVTARELELLEQMSDIAAKARYLPDGRIEQLAVWLNENLCPQLGEKGAQWNNHRVLIFTEYTDTKRYLEQQLGAIIAESDRAQKRIETFHGGIGDERREQVKAAFNADPAAHPLRILIATDAAREGVNLQNYCANLFHFDVPWNPSRMEQRNGRIDRKLQKADLVRCYYFVYSQRAEDRVLDVLVQKTKRIQEELGSLSPVVEKNVSKLLKQGIRTSEEAALTKAIDESDTADSESVEKGKVISEELEAIRDKRQALLDQEKQLQNILDASYKWLGFEDRHFRDAISASLELLGARSLTPLSEKEARENPDQAQWEILALDEKLGTDPTWAATLDTLRSPRKRGQKLWEWRNESPILPVIFRDSGSLDSQSVHLHLEQRLVQRLLGRFLSQGFVHDDLTRACVCLTDTAIPRVIMLGRLSLYGQGAARLHDEIVPVVARWKDPDDREGLQVLGDRTTREVLQTLEDSLANPRLREVPELVRQRLQASAPQDVADLSEHLDELVQRLIEAAEAKLAERGAREAKEMKTLLEAQRDRISRRQRETDRDATQLTFDFAVAEKRQLDADRRHWEHRLKMLEAEIETEPARIEAGYRVKVSRIEPVGLVYLWPVTG
- a CDS encoding plasmid pRiA4b ORF-3 family protein encodes the protein MSQTCVKANSQPEAQTVYQLKITLKGIRPVIWRRVQVRGDSTLGDLHWAIQFAMGWTGAHLHSFSIQGTAHSMRRPGLGLDELDRRDESSLMLSEVVTGEKVTFFYLYDFGDAWAHEVLVEKALTAKRDTHYPVCIKAKRACPPEDCGGTWGYQALLKAIKDPKHPEHALRLEWLGTPFDPEDADLDEINDRLKTIPRDTAEFNGYIF
- a CDS encoding 3'-5' exonuclease, translated to MAVLIDQALPSAVSRLAAKEAKRVWTFLTKFLENPAHPSLSLERITKTNNKNLWSARISQELRAVIYKDGETWTVLHADHHDAAYHWAETKQIARHSKTGALQIIASPEVVEQQIQSYDQRYDWSKTDNASSGIFDEHKDDYLLSLGVPAKWVPTLRKIKLEEVLIDAVLDLPNDVGERLLCLAAGEFVTPPTAIPAEQPLIEQQDVKRRFFVLKDSDDLLRMLEAPLETWIAFLHPSQEQLATGDFSGPVKVTGSAGTGKTVVAMHRARHLARQGKKVLLTSYVKTLCENIERNLDLLCTSEEKALITVSTVHKQALRLATSKGQKLQPVEKSYIKSLIETAHFPSCPLDPVMLLTEWETVIQDQGITRWEQYKSANRAGRGFPLSAKGREQIWPIFERMIKTLEAEGKAEWSSICRQAREFVVSGVVESPFDAVVVDELQDLQPQEIQLLGALAGKGRNTLMLVGDGGQRIYGGRFSLKGLGVNVQGRSHILRINYRTTEQIRRFADKLVGESGDDLDGGLEKRKGTVSLLKGPQPVLHPAKTQAQQWKYVAGEIKRMKKEGLDLAEMAIFSRTNADLQTIQAALTRNKVKSQIIAREGANGDGVRLGTLHRAKGLEFKSVFVVNVSDEQVPQRSLLQDVQDQQLRSDLLERERQLLYVGLTRARDEAILTWVGYPSRFLEDILTDPELEALEESAEK